In Dermacentor silvarum isolate Dsil-2018 unplaced genomic scaffold, BIME_Dsil_1.4 Seq480, whole genome shotgun sequence, a genomic segment contains:
- the LOC119435146 gene encoding histone H3, translating into MARTKQTARKSTGGKAPRKQLATKAARKSAPATGGVKKPHRYRPGTVALREIRRYQKSTELLIRKLPFQRLVREIAQDFKTDLRFQSSAVMALQEASEAYLVGLFEDTNLCAIHAKRVTIMPKDIQLARRIRGERA; encoded by the coding sequence ATGGCCAGGACAAAGCAAACCGCCCGCAAGAGTACCGGCGGGAAGGCTCCGCGTAAGCAGCTTGCCACCAAGGCTGCTCGCAAGAGTGCACCTGCCACCGGCGGTGTCAAGAAGCCGCATCGTTATAGGCCGGGCACCGTGGCCCTGCGTGAAATCCGTCGTTACCAGAAGTCGACCGAGCTGCTGATCCGCAAGCTGCCGTTCCAGCGCCTGGTGAGGGAAATCGCGCAGGACTTCAAGACCGACCTGCGATTCCAGAGCTCGGCTGTGATGGCTCTTCAGGAGGCTAGCGAGGCCTACCTGGTCGGTCTCTTCGAGGACACCAACCTGTGCGCCATCCATGCCAAGCGCGTTACCATCATGCCCAAGGACATCCAGCTGGCCCGCCGCATCCGTGGCGAGCGTGCCTAA